GCGGCTAAGAAAGCTCCGTAATGATTAACATCCCAAAAAAGAGACCCTACTCTCGGAATTTTTCCCGGAACCGGCCACATAGCTCCTATAACATTTTCTGTTTTGTAGTAGTAAAAAAGCTGAAAAAATCCAAAAAGCGAAAGCACAAAAGCTACAATTGTCAAAAATTTAAGATATTTTAAAATTTCAGCGGGATTTTCCCGGAATGTAAGATAAAGATAAATTCCTAAAGCAACAACTGTAGTTAAAAAACCAAAAAGCAGTAAACTTGCCTGAAGATTTTTTGAAAAAATTATTGAAATTCCTCTTGTAAGCCAAACTAATAAAATTGTTGCGATAAAAGGATCTTTTAAGAAAGGAAGCAGGGATTTGATGCCCCCGTTTTTAACTGCATAAAGATAAATTTTAGTTATTCCCGAACACAGAAGAGCCACCATAAATATTCGTATGGGCATCAAATCCCATCTATAAAAACTGAAAATCTCTTTGTGCAGAAGAATTGACAGTACAATTAAAACGTAAAGAGACAACTTGAAATTTTTATAAATCAAAAAATAAGAAGCTAAAAATATTAAAATTATCGGAATTAGATAAATCATATTATTATTTATTTTTAATTAAACTTTAGTTTTTATGCTTTCTTTTTTCAAATCTGCTTTTTCTGATCCTTTTTTCCGGATTTGTTTTTTCCTAGTAAAGTATCATCGGCTTTTCTCTTAAGCACGGTTTTATAAACTTCCAGGGTTTTTTCAGCCGCGTTTCTCCAGGTATATTCCTCACGGATTTTTTCATCTAAAACAGGCCTTGGAGAGTAGTATTCTGATTTTATAGCCTCTTTTATGGAATCCACGTTATCAGGCTCACAAAAAGAAGCGTACCCTCCTAAATATTCCCTCGCTCTTAAACCTGCCGCTACAGTATTTGCTCCGCAAAATAAAGCTTCCAAACTCGTAAGACCTGTGGTTTCAAACCAACTTGCCGAAACACATACTTTGGCAAAATGATAATAAGAGGGAAGATCGGAGTAATTTATATTGTTATCAATTCTGTAAATCCACTTGTGTTTTTTCAAAAGTTTGTTTATCAAAAGATTATATTCAAAATGTTTAGTCGGACTCTCCTTTCCTATCAAAACCAGTTTTACATCTTCCCCGCTTTCTTTCCTAAATTTCTCCACAGCTTTTATTATATTAAGCTGGTTTTTTCTCGGCTCTATTCTGCCTACACACATAATATAA
The DNA window shown above is from Parcubacteria group bacterium ADurb.Bin159 and carries:
- the glgA_3 gene encoding Capsular glucan synthase, whose protein sequence is MCVGRIEPRKNQLNIIKAVEKFRKESGEDVKLVLIGKESPTKHFEYNLLINKLLKKHKWIYRIDNNINYSDLPSYYHFAKVCVSASWFETTGLTSLEALFCGANTVAAGLRAREYLGGYASFCEPDNVDSIKEAIKSEYYSPRPVLDEKIREEYTWRNAAEKTLEVYKTVLKRKADDTLLGKNKSGKKDQKKQI